The genomic stretch CAAACTGGCAGATCTAGGACGGTATCCAGATTATCGCCATAGTCGCCAAAATAACTGGCCAATAGGATTTTTAGGTTTGGAAATGATTCTGCTATTCCGTTATAAACTATGCCAATGGCTTCCTGTTCTTTACTTGAAAGATCAGTAGAAAGTATAGGTTCATCAAACTGGACCCAAGTTGCACCTGCATCCAACAGCTCTTTCAAAATAGAATGATAGACGGGAATCAATTTCTGTAAAAGGTCGAGCCGATGAAAGCCCTCCTCCTTTTCCTTGCCCAATAATAGATAAGTCACGGGGCCTAGGAGTACTGGTTTGGTGTGTATGCCCAAATTTTTGGCTTCTTTGAACTCCTCTACCACTTTTTGCGAAACCCACTCAAATTCTTGGTCTTTTATAAATTCAGGAACAATGTAATGGTAGTTGGTATCGAACCATTTGGTCATTTCCATGGCGATGACATCCACTCCATCCTTTTGCAACCCCCTTGCCATTGCAAAATATAGGTCCAAAAGGTTTTTGCTTGACTTCTGAACGTTTTTGTAACGCTCTGGGATGGCCCCGACCATTAACGTGGTATCCAAAACTTGATCGTAGAAGGAAAAATCGTTGGATGGAACAAGGTCGATTCCTTTCTCTTGTTGAAGCTTCCAGTTTTCCGCACGTATGCTTTTACCGGTTTCGACAAGGTCTTCCAAAGAGATTTTGTTGGACCAATACTTTTCGCAAGCCCTTTTCAGCTCACGGTGGGCCCCAATTCTTGGGTAGCCCAAATTGCTTGTTTTCATTGCTAAAGCTTTTATAAAATTGAACAATTAGATAAAAGCTCCTTAGCTCAACTTCGCAATGCCTCAAACAAGAAGAACGGGAATGGAATTTGCCCAAGGTTCCGGGTAAATTTCAAACGTTCGACCTGCCCTTTACGCGAAGGCACCGTCAAAATCCTACAAAGTAGGAACGATCTAGGCAGGTATCCTGGCTTGTCCGATCTTTGCCGCCTTCTCATCCCCTGTATCAGTGGACAATGGCACACTTGGCAAAAACGTACTATCCCAAAATGGAATCGGACTTACAGTTGCGCGTCAGCTCGTGATTTACACACGATTCCCTTTTAATCCCGACACTTGTCGAGAACCTCTATCGTTTTGATAAAGAAATTAAGTAAAGAACTTATTTAGGTGTAAATGTATGCAATATTCTTTTTTCTTGTTCCATTCGCGCTCTTTCTTTGGATAGTTGGTTTATCCGAAAGCCCGAAAACTCATAATATTCTGATTTTTTCCCCGTATTTTTCCATAAACGAGATGATCCGTGCTGAATCCAAATTTCCCCCAACGTTTTCCACTCTTAGGATATTGTCGCAATCCTCGAGGTCGAAATTAATTTCATAGTAAGGGAATTCCTTTTGGAGCCTGTCCAAAAGAAATTCCCCTTTTTCAATCGATGTCACCGAGGTAGAAAACACTTCCACTGTTTTTGTAGATTGCTCGATAAAGCTGTTGTGCATAGCGGTTTCTGTAAATTTTGAAAGATTACTAAAATTCAGGATTATAATTGATCATCCAATGAACACCGAACCGATCCACGAAACTTCCGAAGTAATCTCCCCAAAATTGATCGGCCATGGGCATTTCTATATGACCATTTTGGGAAAGTCCATTGAACAAACGGTCAGCTTCTTCTTTACTATTTGGATGCAAGGACAAGTAAACATTGTTACCATTGTTCAGGGAATGGCCCATGGAGGGCAGAATATCCGACGCCATTAATGTGATGTCCTCGGAAATAGGTAGTGAGATATGCATGATGCGGTCCTTTTCTTTCGCTGGTATTTTATCACTGTCCGGTGCATCGCTCATTTTCATGACTGCCGTAAAATCTCCACCAAATACCGATTTGTAAAAATTAAAGGCTTCCTCGGCATTTCCGTTAAAATTTAAATAAGGGTTTACTTTCATTGTTTAGGTTTTATAAGGTTAATATGAAATGTGCATTTATGGTAATGATTCGGCCAGTTCTTTAATTTTTTCTAAAGCTTTGGGCCATGCTTCTTCAAAAAGATCCTTGTACTCCTCCAACATTTCCATTTCTACCCGAAGTTGGGTACTGCCATCGATTTCTTCCAAAGTATATTCTTCCCCGGCACCGGCCCACTTTTTGGCCTCTTTGCTTTCAAAATTTTCGATGCCGCCCTCTACCACTCCCAAATGTTCGATGGTCATTCGTTGGTTGAGAACATTTTTTTTGATACGGCTCACCATCCCTCTCCCGTCCGGACCTATAAAATAGGCTTTGCTCCCCTCCTTCCAATCCGTTTTGGCCATGGAGCCTTCTGCAAAAACGGCCGCCCACTGCCGGTAGGTATTATCGTTCCAAAGTATTTTCCAAACTATTTCAGGCGCTGCCTCAATAGTTATTTTAAACTTCTGAATTTCCATTATTGTTCTGAATTTTAACAGGTTATTTATTTAAATTACAAAATAAGTTGAATAAATGTCCATCCAAATCGGCAAAAACACCAACGTAAAAACCGTTTTCGTCGTAGAACTTTTTGCTGTCTTTTCTGGGGTCGTACCGAACGCTCCCTCCTATCTTTTTCACTTTATCCAACCAATCGTGAATCTCATCCTTGCTCTCTGCGGAAAGGGTAAACATAATTTCGTTGCCCCGGCTCAGATCGGCCATTTCTCCCTCAAGACTTGTTTTCAGTTTTTCCTTCTCAAAAAAGTGAATCACAAAATCATCCTCGCCAAACAGAAAGCTTACCAAATCCTTTGTAGGAACTCCATTTTGTTTAATTCCCAGTGCCCGATAAAACTCCTGCGTCCGTTCCACATTTTCTACGCCAAGGTTGGCCCAAATTCTTTTAGGTGTCATTTTTTAATATTTTAATGGTTTGCTCAAGTTGATGGACATGGCGGCGGGTATGCACCGTGTTAAAGCCAATCCACTCGAGACGGGTAAACGGGCCGTATTCCGGGATTTCAAAATCCAAACAGGTTTTTGATAGGTCCATATCCTTACAGTTTTTGTTCACCCATTGAATTTTTTGCTGTAAACGGCCCAAAAGGTTTTCCTTGTCAATAGGCCCATTGGCAGGTAGCACTGCTTTGGGGGAATCCATTTTTATATCAAAATTTAAAAAGAGTTCCCGTATCTCTCCCAATTTTTGGTCCGGTGGTCGCCGGGTTTCCCTAACCTTTCCCATCAAAATATGGGATACGTTATACGATTTACACAGATGATCGCCAATCTGCCCGGCCGTCCAACCATTTTCTGACGGTTTGCGATTGAGTTCTGCATCGGTCAGTGAGGAAAGTAGCTTAACGAGTGCCGATGTTGCGCTATCATAATCTTTTAAAATGGTTTTCTCCATGTTATTTGGGTTTATAGGTAAGCAGTACATTACCACAGGCAAACGCCTTGGCTCCCACCAATTTTAACTGTTGCTGTTTTTGGTTCTGGAACAATGGCGTTCCCTTGCCCAGAACTACCGGATTTACAATTAGCCTATACTCATCTATCA from Flagellimonas oceani encodes the following:
- a CDS encoding VOC family protein — translated: MKVNPYLNFNGNAEEAFNFYKSVFGGDFTAVMKMSDAPDSDKIPAKEKDRIMHISLPISEDITLMASDILPSMGHSLNNGNNVYLSLHPNSKEEADRLFNGLSQNGHIEMPMADQFWGDYFGSFVDRFGVHWMINYNPEF
- a CDS encoding SRPBCC family protein; its protein translation is MEIQKFKITIEAAPEIVWKILWNDNTYRQWAAVFAEGSMAKTDWKEGSKAYFIGPDGRGMVSRIKKNVLNQRMTIEHLGVVEGGIENFESKEAKKWAGAGEEYTLEEIDGSTQLRVEMEMLEEYKDLFEEAWPKALEKIKELAESLP
- a CDS encoding VOC family protein encodes the protein MTPKRIWANLGVENVERTQEFYRALGIKQNGVPTKDLVSFLFGEDDFVIHFFEKEKLKTSLEGEMADLSRGNEIMFTLSAESKDEIHDWLDKVKKIGGSVRYDPRKDSKKFYDENGFYVGVFADLDGHLFNLFCNLNK
- a CDS encoding DinB family protein, which gives rise to MEKTILKDYDSATSALVKLLSSLTDAELNRKPSENGWTAGQIGDHLCKSYNVSHILMGKVRETRRPPDQKLGEIRELFLNFDIKMDSPKAVLPANGPIDKENLLGRLQQKIQWVNKNCKDMDLSKTCLDFEIPEYGPFTRLEWIGFNTVHTRRHVHQLEQTIKILKNDT